One genomic segment of Ignavibacteriota bacterium includes these proteins:
- a CDS encoding DNA adenine methylase produces MRYYGAKTKLLPFIEQVVRKTGVNGTSNFVDLFSGTSAVGRHFKKLGYTVIANDTLEFSYAIAKAYIELNEEPQFKKLKSHLKLKNGNETLFDYMNKMKPMKVGGFMFENYSPNGGRQYFSDQNALKIDMFRYLFEEWKEENIINELEYYYLITSLLRGVNLTSNVSGTYAAYLKTWDKRALNPLILEPVEIIPSKNKNKVFKKDANELIKEINPDILYLDPPYNSRQYASNYFILELIAEGWFKSKPEIYGETGMRKYDHQKSKYCFKNSALNTLEDLILNSTKSQYIILSYNNEGVIPQTAIEQTLSRIGTVETFTENHKRYKSINQTVKDPQLTLEHLFLVQPKKTVNKTNNLSGKEWLQNSFSIWRDLGKTEEEKKLKHPAIFTVKLVSKVIDTFCKPNGGKILDCFAGSGTTLIAGLKKDKEVIGFDLSSDYKKLFVKRATNSYNINLYGLEDKYIVGDSRQLSKKIEEESIDLCITSPPYWDILNRQRTADYKENKNYSNKNNDLGNIEDYNEFVFSLKDVCSEVYKVMKPKGYFILNVMDLRKKDKFFPLHIDTAKVAQEGGFSFEDIVIWDRQPEYNNMRPLGYPHKFIINKVHEYILIFRKLDNGKK; encoded by the coding sequence ATGAGATATTACGGAGCAAAGACAAAACTTCTCCCTTTTATTGAACAAGTTGTAAGGAAAACAGGTGTAAATGGTACATCTAATTTCGTTGATTTGTTTTCAGGCACATCAGCAGTTGGTAGACATTTTAAAAAACTTGGATACACTGTTATTGCCAATGACACGCTTGAATTTTCATATGCGATTGCAAAGGCGTACATTGAACTTAACGAAGAACCACAATTCAAGAAACTAAAATCACACCTCAAACTAAAAAATGGTAACGAAACTTTGTTCGATTATATGAACAAAATGAAACCAATGAAAGTCGGTGGATTTATGTTTGAAAATTATTCACCAAATGGTGGCAGACAATATTTTTCAGACCAAAACGCTCTTAAAATTGACATGTTTCGTTATTTGTTTGAAGAATGGAAAGAAGAAAATATAATCAATGAACTTGAATATTATTATCTCATCACATCTTTATTACGTGGAGTTAATTTAACAAGTAATGTATCGGGAACTTATGCAGCGTATTTAAAAACTTGGGACAAAAGAGCGTTAAATCCTTTAATTCTTGAACCAGTTGAAATCATCCCGAGCAAGAACAAAAACAAAGTTTTTAAGAAAGACGCAAACGAACTTATTAAGGAAATAAATCCCGACATACTTTATCTTGACCCACCATACAATAGTAGACAATATGCTTCTAATTACTTTATTCTTGAATTAATTGCAGAAGGGTGGTTTAAGTCAAAACCAGAAATTTATGGTGAAACTGGAATGAGAAAGTATGACCATCAAAAATCAAAGTATTGTTTTAAAAATTCAGCGTTAAATACGCTTGAAGATTTGATTTTAAACTCAACAAAATCACAATACATTATTTTGAGTTACAACAACGAGGGCGTTATTCCGCAAACCGCTATTGAACAAACGCTTTCACGAATTGGAACGGTAGAAACTTTTACGGAAAACCACAAACGATACAAAAGCATTAACCAAACAGTTAAAGACCCTCAACTAACTTTGGAGCATCTTTTTTTAGTTCAACCGAAGAAAACCGTCAACAAAACAAACAACTTGTCAGGCAAAGAATGGTTACAAAATTCGTTCAGCATTTGGCGTGATTTAGGAAAAACAGAAGAAGAAAAGAAATTAAAACATCCTGCAATTTTTACTGTAAAATTAGTTTCTAAAGTCATTGATACTTTTTGCAAACCAAATGGCGGTAAAATTTTGGATTGCTTTGCAGGTTCGGGTACGACTTTAATTGCAGGTTTGAAAAAAGACAAAGAAGTAATTGGTTTTGATTTAAGTTCCGATTATAAAAAACTTTTCGTCAAACGAGCAACAAACTCGTACAACATTAATCTCTATGGATTAGAAGATAAATACATTGTAGGCGACTCACGTCAACTATCTAAAAAGATAGAAGAAGAATCTATTGACTTGTGTATTACTTCGCCACCGTATTGGGACATTTTGAATAGACAACGTACAGCCGACTACAAGGAAAATAAAAACTATTCAAACAAAAACAATGACTTGGGAAACATTGAAGATTACAACGAGTTTGTTTTTTCTTTGAAAGACGTATGTAGTGAAGTTTATAAAGTGATGAAACCAAAAGGCTATTTCATTTTAAACGTTATGGATTTAAGAAAGAAAGACAAGTTTTTTCCATTACACATTGACACAGCAAAAGTTGCACAAGAAGGGGGATTTTCTTTTGAAGATATTGTAATTTGGGACAGACAACCCGAGTACAACAATATGCGACCATTAGGCTATCCTCACAAATTTATCATAAACAAAGTACACGAGTACATTTTAATTTTCAGAAAATTAGATAATGGAAAAAAATAA